Part of the Pelmatolapia mariae isolate MD_Pm_ZW linkage group LG3_W, Pm_UMD_F_2, whole genome shotgun sequence genome is shown below.
ccaaaagcacagcaccgacagaagttacagagcgtgagcagaatattatatatatacacatatataaacagagagacatatataaataaaatatacgaaggggataaatacaataaataggaataagaatacaagtgaattgcacatttcaagtattgaagtctattgcaccgttgaCTATTAACAAAAGGTATTGCACAGTGCCATACCGGTATCCgatatggcaccggttctgacataaacggtagcaaccagactgaaaagcagcgcacatttcggtgctttatttctgtgcttttttttttttcctgagatgtcatacactttggattctagccaatcattttacctttccaaggatagtaggcgggcccaggtacatAGGTTCTTTtaaagcagagctacagatttaaaaatgcccaaggcgaaacggtcaaagtctggctttacttcacagcaaaagatgcaaattcagcagcctgcaacaagtgctttaaggtgaaaCTGTGacactgtgcaaaggaggtaacacctcaaatctgatgaaacatgtcgtagttacatgcggctgtcttctagTTTGATAGAGTGAAACCATATATGCcccatagctgcagaaaaggctaacatacaaaaaacagctaaaatgaGAGGTTTTAGTACAAAGTTTatgttttccattgtttaagcaccagttcgagcaccgtttaagcaccggcaccatttcaaaagtaccgggTTGGCAccagtatcggataaaacctaaacgatacccatccctaattgaAGGTgcagacttcaaactatataccagtttttaaattgtgttgataggccacgtaaaaccagatttatgacaaatatatatacaccttggttgcatttttaggtaaatagctgCATATacctttgttgtttgcaaaacttgtacataggtttttaaaatatacagttcctatttgcatttcaagaaatgaaaatgattggCTAAACATGTTCGTGGTTTTTGCAGTAAAAAACATAACTCTTTTCTacttggattttatgttttcttgTTTGAATTTAGATcaagtgtgttaatacagtatttcaaaatgaaaaaataacatcAAATTGCAAACATGTTAGGTTGTGCTCAAAAGAATGATACAAAACAAGGCAATGTAAgcatttttaaaggtgaaactagtcaaaaacagccaattataccctggactgCAGAGGTTTAAATATACATTAATGATGAAGTCTGaatcctgacctgagagtttccagtgtacAGTTTGGACTCTTCAatccagcagacagaagctttaCTCCTGAGATGTGTAGgtcattgttactcaggtccagttTGCCTAGAGtagaggactgggagctgagaactgagcacagagcttcacagcttctctctgagaggttacagCCAGACAGTCTGAAAATCAGttatattttagaaaaaaatgaaatcacttACTTTCTActacaagaaaaacatattttcatgTCCACTTTATAAATAAgaatacaaattaaattttaacCCTTAAGGACCCACAGTGACACTGGTGTCACCGCCCCTTTACACTTAGAGAAAAACTATTTATAATGGTTTAACTTTGACTTTTAACTAATAAAGTCCCTAAGTGACGTCTACTGCACAAACTAGTTCAGTCATGTGACAAGTGAGGCACTCTGGGTGTTCAAGACACCATTTTCAAAGTCTTGGTCCACCTGGTTAGCTAATGAGACCACTCTGctaattttaaaaactttttctttttccaaaggTAAGCTTTTACTCATTCAGCAATTCTAAACTTTAGATAAGATGTCATAGGTCACTTGTAACCTAGTTTGGTAATATTTGTGAAACAATTTGATCTAGAATCAGTTTGTTAAATATCGCTGTGACAAATATGTCACATCGGGCATTAAACTccaaattttctttaaaaaactgatgtgacatatttgtcacaaaaagacaaaaactgatCATTTGCTTGGTCAGTTTAGCTTGttctgttattttaaataaacatattcTTTGTTGTTAATTCTCAGTCATATTTAACTAAATTCAAGCATACCTAATTTGTTAAATTACCTAAATTTGTGATGGAACTTTACTTTAGCTTTGTCGAGGCGTTTTTCAGTTACCCcctattttctgtcattttcactCTTTTGTAGAATggataaaaaggaaaaatatagTGTTCAAGATGCGCTGGAGTTTATCACTGCAGAGGACAATGAGTATGAGGGATGTGAAAGTAGCTCAGATGAAGATTCTGAAGACCCTAATTACATCCCCCACAAAGACGTGGAGAGTGATGAATCAAGTGAATCCAGTGATTCAGACAGTTGTGATTCAAGTGATTTAGAGACAAAGACACATTCAAGCCATATAGACACTGGGCAGCCCAAGGCAGCTATCAAAGGATAAAAATCCTcctgaagaaagaaaatgttcgAAACCCCTGAGACCACATTCATGGGACCCTGTGCCAAACCTCCAGATGAGATCCACACTCCACTGGAGTACTTCAAAAACTTCATCACAGATGATATGCTGCTGTTGTTAATGGAACAAACAAATTTATACAGTGTACAAAAATCCAACCATCTGAGAAATGTAAATACCACTGTTAAAGAACTAGAAATACTCATTGGTCTCTATCTGAGGATGGGTCCATGCCAAATGCCTGGAAATCGAGCATACTGGGAAAATGACACCAGGTGTCCTATGGTAGCAGATAACATGTCCCGCAACCGATTTCAAACCCTGTTGGGATCTCTACATTTCACTGACAAAACAGATTTATTACACAGAGATGCAGAAGACAAGTGCTGGAAGATCCGTCCATGGCTTCAAATGCTTCGCGAACAATGCCTGGATATCGTCCCAGAGGAGTACAACTCTGTTGATGAGCAAATGGTACACTTCAAGGGGACACACAGCCCAATAAGGCAGTATGTGAAGGGAAAGCCCCACCCCTGGGGATTGAAAATCTGGGCCCGGTGCTCATCCTCTGGTATGCTCCATGATTTTGTTGTTTATCAAGGTGGTACTGGGAAGAAGACTTTACTTGGGATTGGAGGAGATGTTGTGGTGAAGTTGTGTGAAACTCTGCCAGCTGAGCAAAACTACAAAGTTTTTGCTCATAACTTCTTCTCCTCAACCCCACTTGTGCTCACACTTCTTCATTgggctgatttattttttttatttttttccaagaAGCTTGTTGAAGTAAACCAAGAAGTGTTACCATCATTATCCATGTTaagaatttgaaaataaaaaggaaattctgtttttaaaagcaaGAAAGTGTTTACAGAATTACCTTCTAAATATGGAACAAATGTACCTTGTATGCCCAATGTGATGCATATGTGACATTTCACACCTGGGGCAGTGGGTGGAGctattacaaaaaaaacttcAGAAATGTGTTATATATGATTCATTTGATATAACTTACAACCCCCATAATTTTCATGAAAGTAGAAATAGGTCTGGGTTCTTAAGGGTTAAGTCTTAAAATAAGCTTCATTAACTCCTTCAAGTAGTTAAGAGTTTGCTGAGTATCTTATATAGGGATGGGTGCCGGTCTTCTAACATAAATGGCAGTAACCAGACCGataagcagcgcacatttcggtgctttttatttcttgagatgtcatacactttggattctagccaatcattttacctttccaaggatagtaggcgggcccaggtacgtacattttttttagagcagagctactgattaaaaatgcccaaggcgaagcggtcaaaagtcttgctgtacttcacagtaaaagatgcaaactcagcagcctgcaacaagtgctttaaggtgatactgtgaaaaggaggtaacacctagaatctgatgaaacacacCTCGCGACGCATAGCATTTTTTtcaaagccgagaaatgcacggTATTTGATGCAAGatctcacaccgagcacatctactgcgggtgtggtgcctgttatcggacctggagttagcaacatcccccaagaacccgaagagtagagtcctggcccctagccctgccagtgtagtagaaatgatgatggatgatgatggcagcagcagccgtgcttctctgggtgagtagcttaatgttgtttgtgtgtaatttacTTTTAGTAGACTATCCACGTTattaaatgaatgcacataaGGTGAATTAGCAAACACTGTCATaattacatgcggctgtcttcttgtttgatagagtgataccatatatgccatttatgccctatagctgcagaaaaggctagcattgttatctttttaccaaaaaaaaaaaaaaaaaaaaacagctaaacatcagaggttttaggacaaagtttgtgttctccattctttaagcactggTTCGAGCACCATTTAAGCActggcaccgtttcaaaagtactggTTTGGCATCGGTATCCGacaaaacctaaacgatacctaTCCCTAATCTTATATGCATTAGAAAGGCAGAAAAACACTGTATGACATGCAGACACGCTCACGAGTAAACAACATGAGTCCTGTTCACCTGGGCTAAAAAATTCAACctgtgttgttattttggtAGTATGGATCCCAGAGGTGCTTGTTTTTGATGACCGCTAAATTATGCTAGAGAAAGTATCCTGCCAGGAAATGCTCAATCAAGAACACTTTTTGTAAAACACTTATTGTAAAAGGGCTAGTAGTTGTTTACTGACTgggctttgttggaggctttgaccactggcagcattCTCAGAAGAGCCTcatctgaagcagagtatttcttcaggtcaaactcatccagatctttttctgatgataGCAAGATGAAGACCaaagctgaccactgagcaggagacagtttatctgtggagagacttcccGAACTCAgagactgttggatctcctccactagagaatgATCATTCAGTTcgttcagacagtggaacagattgatgcttttctctgcagagaggttctcactgagcttcttcttgatgtactggactgcTTCCTGACTCCTCTGTGAGCTACTTCCAGTCTGTGTCAGCAAACCttgtaggagagtctgattggtctgcagtgaaaaacCCAGGAGGAaacggaggaacaagtccaggtgtccatttggattctgtaaggccttgtccaCAGCAGTCTCGTAGAAGTGTTTCTCTGCAGATTCTCTTGTTTCAGAGTTCTTGGACGTTGTTTcttgttcttccagcagattgagtccagagttgatgaaggtcagatggacataaagagcagccagaaactcctgaacactcagatggatgaagcagaacaccgtGTCCTGGTAcagccctctctcctctttaaagatctgtgtgaacactcctgagtacaccgaggctgctctgatatcgatgccacactctgtcaggtctgattcatagaagatcaggtttcctttctgcagctgatcaaaagccagttttcccagagactccatcatcatcctgctctctggactccagtgtggatctgtctcagctcctccatcatacttgaccttcttcactttggcctgaaccaccaggaagtggatgtacatctcagtcagggtcttgggcaggtgtcctccctctctggtttccagcacatcctccagaactgtagcagtgatccagcagaagactgggatgtggcacatgatgtggaggcttcgtgatgtgtTAATGTGGGGAATGATCCTGCTGATCTGTTTcttatctctgaatctcttcctgaagtactcctccttctgtgggtcggTGAACCCTCTGATATCTGTCATCATATCAACACAGtgaggagggatctgattggctgctgcaggtcgtgtggttatccagaggcgagcagagggaagcagtttccccctgatgaggtttatcagcagcacatccactgaggtggactttctagggtcagttaggattgtagttttgtggaagtccagaggaagtcgacactcatccagaccatcaaagatgaacacaacctggaagtcttcaaagctgcagattcctgcttctttggtttcagtaaagaagtgatgaacaagtcccaccaagctgaacttttcctctttcagcacattcagctctctgaaagtgaatggaaatatgaactggatgtcctggttggctttgtcttcagcccagtccaggctgtatttctgtgttaagactgttttcccaatgccagccactccctttgtcagcactgttctgattggttcatctctattaggtgaggctttaaaaagGTCTTCTGGTCTGATTATTGCTTCTAGACTGCCGgatttcctggatgctgtttcaatctgtctgacctcatgttcatcattgacctctgcagtccctccctctgtgatgtagagctctgtgtagatctgattcagaagggttgggtttcctgctttagcgatgccctcaaacacaaACTGGAACTTCTTCCTAATCTTAGATTTAAATTCATGCTGACAccactggaaatttctattgcAGGTTcctaaaataattattagagaAAATGCAAGCAATCAATGGTTAATGAAGTGCACATATTTGTatgtatttctgtgtatttctTCAGACAGtagtaaatattttattcaccCATCACATAAATAGAAAGAGAAATACTCTCACCTCTCTGCAAACGCTCAGCCAATTTCTTCTGCTTCATTCTCTTCAGAAAGTGCAGTGTGATTTTTACAAATGCTTCTCTGCTGCTCTTACTCTGCTCTTCATCCTCATCCTGTAATAGATCCCCATCCTCACATTGACTCTTTAAGCATTCTAGGTCATCTGGACTCAGAtccttctggatcttctttagctcattcttcacaaaagtgatgattttGTTCTCCAGTATCTGGAAGAGAAtacttataaataaatacacaaatacacaaatacacaggaGACAAACTGTCTCCTGCTGCAAGGAAagagtactatagcttactagggtgtGTATTAGACTTAATAGCTACTATATAAAGttatggacttctatacattttacattagattaaaactttgggtgtaagattcagataattatttattaaaagctagacattttaaatgagaataagaaagaaaagtatttctttgtaccCCCCTTTTCCTtcttaatgccctacctgcccccctggctaaactttgctacatccgcccctgcacagttaccagccgtcagctacgtagaataggatcctggtgtagaaagtaatattaaataaaatctaacaacagcttatcaaggttaaatatgctgctgttgtttagccgctggtttcctctttctggtgcaaagtgggtgataaacaaacaagagagacgggattCGTGACAGAAAAGCCAAGCAGCCaatcagtttcacgattgaagtagcaacaggagagggaggtagaggcagtcgctccatatatcagttgttaagcttaacgtgggaatgctttacaaacattcagagatgaacttacacacttgctttacttctctatGGGATAACTTTCTCGGAGATGATATGCCGGTCCCATAGcaaggctccaaatgctcaaccagaccgccgTCAGGTCTTGCatgccacagccgctctatcacgtgacgcatactgctccgacgtgctaagtttatgagctgagttacgccatgtcacaagttttgtgaggtgcttttgtgatatttaatgtatcggattacatttttttagttCTCTTTGATATCCGATCCtcatatcatcatcatcatgatcatcgtttatttgtatagcactttaagaACACACCAggcagaccaaagtgctgaacaacacaGATCAAAACAACTAgcataataaaaatacaataaaatcattaaaaatacaatgaaaataataataaaggtgTCAGTTTCCTAcagagttaaaagccagggaATAAAAACAGGTTTTCAATCTGGACTTAAAGACCTGCACTGATGACGCTTGTCTAATA
Proteins encoded:
- the LOC134624409 gene encoding protein NLRC3-like, which codes for MMMEEKEDRAGSSCPSVRSDRSKDQNPPVFSADPGPARGQRSQSAGSSCPSVRSDRSKDDPPNFSGEPGPTRVDQQSSEVPSGQSAQQHQTHLDSIFMILENKIITFVKNELKKIQKDLSPDDLECLKSQCEDGDLLQDEDEEQSKSSREAFVKITLHFLKRMKQKKLAERLQRGTCNRNFQWCQHEFKSKIRKKFQFVFEGIAKAGNPTLLNQIYTELYITEGGTAEVNDEHEVRQIETASRKSGSLEAIIRPEDLFKASPNRDEPIRTVLTKGVAGIGKTVLTQKYSLDWAEDKANQDIQFIFPFTFRELNVLKEEKFSLVGLVHHFFTETKEAGICSFEDFQVVFIFDGLDECRLPLDFHKTTILTDPRKSTSVDVLLINLIRGKLLPSARLWITTRPAAANQIPPHCVDMMTDIRGFTDPQKEEYFRKRFRDKKQISRIIPHINTSRSLHIMCHIPVFCWITATVLEDVLETREGGHLPKTLTEMYIHFLVVQAKVKKVKYDGGAETDPHWSPESRMMMESLGKLAFDQLQKGNLIFYESDLTECGIDIRAASVYSGVFTQIFKEERGLYQDTVFCFIHLSVQEFLAALYVHLTFINSGLNLLEEQETTSKNSETRESAEKHFYETAVDKALQNPNGHLDLFLRFLLGFSLQTNQTLLQGLLTQTGSSSQRSQEAVQYIKKKLSENLSAEKSINLFHCLNELNDHSLVEEIQQSLSSGSLSTDKLSPAQWSALVFILLSSEKDLDEFDLKKYSASDEALLRMLPVVKASNKAHLSGCLITEEGCTSLASALSSNPFQLRELDLSYNHPETSGMKLLSAGLKDPRWRLNTLRVEPAGVRWLRPGLRKYSCQLTIDTNTVHTNLQMSDNNRKVTHVEEVQSYPDHPDRFDVYLQLLCRNGLTGRCYWEVEWRGEVYISVSYRSIRRKGRGDDCLLGGNDQSWRLNCSDDGPVYVCYNNRVTSISSSSSSSSSSSVSNRAAVYVDCPAGTLSFYRVSSDTLIHLHTFNTTFTQTLYPGFRLGFDSLLTLC